A genomic region of Leptospira terpstrae serovar Hualin str. LT 11-33 = ATCC 700639 contains the following coding sequences:
- a CDS encoding methyl-accepting chemotaxis protein, which produces MNQNLLIRKLTVAIEAPLYLLIFPYFINFCLFASRFDTDTLIQLGILGTLLSLVPLVIGIGLRNKRLRKLLNFTKDTDKQTLEGLKKGLLEHPHWEGRVILIRWTVSIFGFSFMAVTLLGLPWMEILALPYASVMLSPIIYLAFYFQTEVYLSPVLKAKELSAVLLDETKIRIFGVFQRNLFTMIAVAILPMLTFGYYLFLILLTEFRSPYWFYQMPIVFVMMVVIIIYAAYVGSKSLKDDIDNLNHSIEKLSQGELSETIPQLSATNLSHTITKLNLFMESLRQYFQTAKDEAVSLLETSKMILDKGGVIDSQVSSEKTKLDSTFESVNQIQSLSKATYERVLSQKDKTNFLASELTRVTEEMTDLSKKADELAQNTVHSIGTVQVAKDAIQSAYEKVEVMNQMSENIKATISIVEDISDRVNLLSLNASIEAARAGSMGRGFAVVAGEVSRLADETAKNIEDIKRVVKLSQVASKESLESMKEIISTNEDVKSKFEEISKVVQMFGRTSETSSENVKSLKNLVGEFQRDAEQITSEMKLQTGYTEESNTNLQALWENHSKIANTFGEISEEANRLQKVSDSMERIVSRFRF; this is translated from the coding sequence ATGAATCAGAATCTACTCATCAGGAAATTGACAGTTGCCATTGAAGCTCCCTTATACTTACTTATCTTTCCTTATTTTATCAACTTTTGTCTGTTTGCCTCCCGTTTTGATACGGATACTCTCATCCAATTAGGAATCCTCGGCACTCTGCTTTCCCTGGTCCCATTGGTAATTGGTATTGGCCTACGAAACAAAAGACTTAGAAAGTTATTAAACTTTACCAAAGACACAGATAAACAAACACTAGAAGGTTTAAAAAAAGGACTTTTGGAACACCCGCATTGGGAAGGTCGAGTGATCCTCATTCGGTGGACAGTTTCAATTTTTGGATTTTCGTTTATGGCAGTGACTTTGCTCGGACTTCCATGGATGGAAATTTTAGCCTTGCCATATGCTTCTGTGATGCTTTCTCCCATCATCTATTTGGCATTTTATTTTCAAACTGAAGTGTATTTGAGTCCAGTGCTTAAGGCCAAAGAATTATCGGCTGTACTTTTAGATGAAACAAAAATTCGTATCTTTGGAGTTTTCCAAAGAAACTTATTTACCATGATTGCTGTCGCAATTCTGCCAATGTTAACCTTTGGCTATTATTTGTTTTTGATCCTACTAACGGAATTTAGGTCTCCGTATTGGTTTTATCAAATGCCGATTGTGTTTGTTATGATGGTTGTAATTATAATATACGCAGCTTACGTGGGAAGTAAATCGCTAAAAGATGATATCGATAATCTCAATCATTCCATTGAGAAGTTGTCCCAAGGAGAATTGTCAGAAACTATCCCCCAACTCTCCGCAACAAACTTAAGCCATACAATTACAAAACTGAATCTATTTATGGAATCGTTGCGACAATACTTTCAAACTGCAAAAGACGAAGCTGTGTCTCTTTTGGAAACTTCCAAAATGATTTTGGATAAAGGTGGCGTGATTGATTCCCAAGTTAGTTCAGAAAAAACAAAACTTGATTCTACTTTTGAGTCCGTAAACCAAATCCAAAGCCTATCCAAAGCCACCTATGAACGTGTACTTTCCCAAAAAGACAAAACGAATTTTTTGGCATCAGAACTCACGAGAGTTACAGAGGAAATGACAGATCTTTCAAAAAAGGCAGATGAACTGGCACAAAACACAGTACATTCGATCGGCACGGTGCAAGTGGCAAAAGATGCCATCCAGTCTGCTTATGAAAAAGTAGAAGTGATGAACCAAATGAGTGAAAATATCAAAGCCACTATTTCTATAGTAGAAGATATTTCTGACCGTGTGAATTTGCTTTCTCTCAACGCATCGATTGAGGCAGCAAGGGCTGGTTCTATGGGAAGGGGTTTTGCCGTCGTAGCAGGAGAGGTATCTCGCCTTGCCGATGAAACGGCAAAAAATATAGAGGATATCAAACGAGTGGTGAAGTTATCTCAAGTGGCATCCAAAGAAAGTTTAGAATCTATGAAAGAAATCATTTCTACAAATGAAGATGTAAAATCAAAGTTTGAAGAAATATCAAAAGTAGTCCAAATGTTTGGTCGTACAAGTGAAACCAGTTCCGAAAATGTAAAGTCCTTAAAAAACCTTGTTGGTGAGTTCCAAAGGGATGCAGAACAGATCACCTCAGAAATGAAATTACAAACTGGATATACTGAAGAATCCAACACCAACTTGCAGGCGTTATGGGAAAATCATTCAAAAATTGCCAATACATTTGGTGAAATTTCCGAAGAAGCCAACCGTTTGCAAAAAGTATCCGATTCTATGGAAAGAATTGTTTCGAGGTTTCGGTTTTAA
- a CDS encoding metallophosphoesterase, with amino-acid sequence MKAFFLFLSVLTSLLGFIYYYSTFRLISGLSLNGPVVTVILFGVGALVLLVPLTYALSRISKREKTQTFFAYVTFTNFGFFSILFTLVLLMDLLRLVDLGIVTHYSQVLFSTLLHFGFPLDGVTEVKNFSYAFVTIVVATALSSLGFFNAHVRLRYKRVSIPIKDLHPDLNGFKIVQISDVHIGATIKEKFLKRVVKRINLQNPDVVVITGDLVDGPVSTLKQHLKPLADIQSKYGTFYVTGNHEYYSGVLSWLPEIQNLGVKILLNQNQILKIGNAKLLMAGVTDLAAGKIIKSHQTNPKRAMEGGENCDYKILLAHQPNSIYEASAVGFQLQISGHTHGGQFFPGNFLIYFAQKFVSGLHKYKDSLIYVSRGTGYWGPPFRLGAPSEISILDLKSI; translated from the coding sequence TTGAAAGCATTCTTCCTATTTTTGTCCGTTCTGACATCCTTACTTGGATTTATCTATTATTATTCTACCTTTCGTTTGATTTCAGGACTTTCACTGAATGGACCGGTGGTAACAGTGATTTTATTCGGTGTGGGGGCGCTAGTTTTACTGGTTCCGCTTACCTATGCCTTAAGTCGGATTTCCAAACGAGAGAAAACGCAGACATTTTTTGCCTATGTCACTTTCACAAACTTCGGTTTTTTTTCTATTCTATTCACTTTGGTTCTTCTTATGGATCTTCTTCGCCTGGTAGACTTAGGAATAGTGACTCATTATTCGCAAGTTTTGTTTTCGACCTTACTTCATTTTGGATTTCCTCTCGATGGTGTAACAGAAGTAAAAAATTTTAGTTATGCATTTGTTACCATTGTGGTGGCAACAGCACTCAGTTCTCTTGGTTTTTTCAATGCCCATGTGCGTTTGAGATACAAACGAGTTTCTATCCCGATAAAAGACTTACATCCTGATTTAAATGGATTCAAAATTGTACAAATCTCTGATGTGCATATTGGAGCCACGATTAAAGAAAAGTTTTTAAAGCGGGTGGTAAAACGAATCAACCTACAAAATCCAGATGTTGTTGTCATCACTGGAGATTTAGTAGATGGACCTGTATCCACTCTCAAACAACATTTAAAACCATTGGCCGACATTCAGTCAAAGTATGGGACTTTTTATGTAACAGGAAATCATGAATATTATTCAGGAGTGCTTTCTTGGCTTCCGGAAATCCAAAATCTAGGAGTAAAAATTTTACTGAACCAAAACCAAATCTTAAAGATTGGCAATGCTAAATTGCTAATGGCTGGTGTGACTGATTTAGCTGCAGGAAAAATCATCAAATCCCACCAAACCAATCCTAAACGAGCTATGGAAGGAGGAGAGAATTGTGATTACAAGATTTTGTTGGCCCACCAACCTAACAGTATTTATGAAGCCAGTGCAGTCGGGTTTCAGTTACAAATTTCAGGTCATACCCATGGAGGCCAATTTTTTCCTGGCAATTTTCTTATATATTTTGCACAAAAGTTTGTATCTGGTTTACATAAATATAAAGACTCACTAATATATGTTAGCCGAGGGACTGGTTATTGGGGGCCTCCGTTTCGGTTGGGTGCACCCTCTGAAATTTCCATTTTGGATCTTAAGTCCATATGA
- a CDS encoding malate:quinone oxidoreductase produces the protein MKEKDTVRTKSDVILIGAGIMSATLGVLLKELAPHLTITVLERLDAAARESSNAWNNAGTGHSAFCELNYTIENEDGSIQTKKALQIAEWFEISKEFWGYLSGTKRILDADEFIHSVPHYSFVWGEENVSFLRKRYEALKKYELFKDLVYSEDKNTLTEWLPLVMQGREDSETIAATKMELGTDVNFGTLTRAMFRYLESFPDVHVHYFEDVKDLERAENGYWHLTSNNIQTHEKEHHEAKFVFIGAGGGSLPLLEKSDIPEAAGFGGFPVSGQWLRCRNRDVIKQHFAKVYGKANVGSPPMSVPHLDTRIIEGKKELLFGPYAGFTTKFLKKGSYLDLVKSLEFDNIFPMLSAGMHNLPLTKYLISQAMQSHEDRIAALREYFPEVKSEDWELVVAGQRVQVIKKDEEEGGVLEFGTEVVAAKDGSLAALLGASPGASTSVSIMLEVLADCFPKEMQSSEWKNKLKTMIPSFGESMKDNAEICIASRRKTEELLELNQGASMSSKV, from the coding sequence ATGAAAGAAAAAGATACAGTTAGAACGAAATCCGATGTGATACTGATAGGTGCAGGAATTATGAGTGCCACACTTGGCGTTCTTTTAAAAGAACTTGCACCCCACCTAACAATCACTGTATTGGAAAGGTTGGATGCTGCAGCGCGAGAAAGTTCCAATGCCTGGAACAATGCAGGGACCGGACACTCTGCCTTTTGTGAATTAAATTATACAATCGAAAACGAAGACGGGTCCATCCAAACTAAAAAAGCTCTACAAATTGCCGAATGGTTTGAAATTTCCAAAGAATTTTGGGGATACCTTTCTGGCACCAAACGGATCCTAGATGCTGATGAATTTATCCACTCAGTTCCGCATTATAGTTTTGTTTGGGGAGAGGAAAATGTTTCTTTTCTTCGAAAACGATACGAGGCATTAAAAAAATATGAGCTCTTTAAAGATTTAGTTTATTCAGAAGATAAAAACACTTTAACCGAATGGTTACCTCTTGTCATGCAAGGTCGGGAAGATTCGGAGACAATTGCCGCCACCAAAATGGAGTTAGGAACCGATGTCAATTTTGGTACACTGACTCGTGCTATGTTTCGGTATTTAGAAAGTTTTCCAGATGTTCATGTGCATTATTTTGAAGATGTAAAAGATTTGGAACGTGCAGAAAATGGATATTGGCACCTAACGTCAAATAACATTCAAACTCATGAAAAAGAACACCATGAGGCAAAATTTGTATTTATTGGAGCAGGTGGTGGAAGCCTTCCTCTTTTAGAGAAATCAGATATCCCTGAGGCCGCAGGATTTGGCGGATTTCCTGTTAGCGGGCAGTGGTTACGATGCCGTAACCGAGATGTGATCAAACAACATTTTGCTAAAGTATACGGAAAAGCCAATGTAGGTTCTCCTCCGATGTCTGTTCCCCATTTGGATACAAGGATTATTGAAGGGAAAAAAGAATTATTATTTGGACCTTACGCTGGTTTCACGACTAAATTCTTAAAAAAAGGATCCTATTTAGATTTAGTTAAGTCCTTAGAGTTTGATAATATCTTTCCGATGTTGTCAGCTGGAATGCACAACCTACCACTGACAAAGTACCTCATAAGCCAAGCCATGCAGTCGCATGAAGATCGTATCGCTGCACTGCGAGAATATTTTCCAGAAGTAAAATCAGAAGATTGGGAATTGGTAGTGGCCGGCCAAAGGGTACAAGTCATCAAAAAAGATGAGGAAGAAGGCGGGGTCCTTGAATTTGGAACAGAAGTTGTAGCTGCAAAAGATGGGTCTCTTGCGGCTCTCCTCGGGGCAAGTCCAGGAGCATCCACCTCTGTATCAATCATGTTGGAAGTGTTAGCAGATTGTTTTCCTAAAGAGATGCAATCTTCCGAATGGAAAAACAAATTAAAAACGATGATTCCAAGTTTTGGTGAATCGATGAAAGACAACGCAGAGATTTGTATCGCAAGCCGCAGAAAAACGGAAGAACTTTTGGAACTAAACCAAGGAGCCAGTATGAGCTCCAAGGTTTAA
- a CDS encoding OmpA family protein: protein MPKLNLKFISIFIGIISFFPTSFAFGQGFDRGKLILYGTGGLGLGNNSGRIEKSVENTNFPNYLALNSPYTDNLTIFSNFYALNAMVKDRTELSSRLGELGFEYGLFRYFGIGFSVSNQIITASHFRAIDERQIIIYSLTALDNTTLLSRLNQGDFYDFAVQKRRDVLNSTSGDLSLFFHFLPNDPFDPYIRVGGGSGFERLFGGTTNRVFGALGVRYHINDLFFINAEIEHANVYMVKYEAPNSGHRNKGNYEESFFKFGLGLSFTLHGQTNPEIESKPVNVLESVGSEVPPQQTKEPVVETKLERFVFLASEIFDLPSSRIHLEGRARLDAISRSLENEYKDYDVQVITYTTPFKEDVPGNYDNYDLGFERSQAISRVLREKGVNSRRIIDSTQGSAMYNVDSKEKVVIELRKKNK from the coding sequence ATGCCAAAATTGAACTTGAAATTTATTTCCATTTTTATAGGAATAATCTCTTTTTTCCCAACTTCGTTTGCCTTTGGCCAAGGTTTTGACCGTGGAAAATTAATTTTGTATGGGACGGGTGGCTTAGGTCTTGGAAACAACTCAGGTCGCATTGAAAAGAGTGTAGAGAATACAAATTTTCCTAATTATTTAGCGTTAAACTCTCCTTATACGGACAACCTTACCATTTTTTCGAATTTTTATGCGTTGAATGCAATGGTAAAAGACAGGACGGAGTTATCAAGTCGACTTGGTGAATTGGGATTTGAATACGGACTTTTCAGATATTTTGGAATTGGTTTTTCCGTATCGAACCAAATCATTACAGCTTCTCATTTTAGAGCAATAGACGAAAGACAAATCATTATATATTCTTTAACTGCGTTGGATAATACCACTTTATTATCTAGGTTAAATCAAGGTGATTTTTATGACTTTGCCGTTCAAAAAAGAAGAGATGTTTTAAATTCAACCTCTGGGGATTTAAGTTTATTTTTCCATTTCCTACCCAACGATCCATTCGATCCTTATATACGAGTAGGTGGTGGATCCGGATTTGAAAGACTTTTTGGTGGGACCACCAACCGTGTGTTTGGTGCATTGGGCGTTCGGTACCATATCAATGATCTATTTTTTATTAATGCTGAAATAGAACACGCCAATGTCTATATGGTCAAATATGAAGCTCCCAATTCTGGCCATAGAAACAAAGGAAATTATGAAGAGAGCTTTTTTAAATTTGGTTTGGGACTCAGTTTTACACTTCATGGACAAACAAACCCTGAAATAGAGTCAAAACCTGTCAACGTTTTGGAATCCGTTGGATCGGAAGTCCCACCGCAACAAACAAAGGAACCAGTAGTCGAAACTAAATTGGAACGTTTTGTGTTTCTTGCTAGTGAGATCTTTGATCTTCCTTCAAGTCGTATCCACTTAGAAGGCAGGGCTCGATTGGATGCTATTTCGCGCAGTTTGGAAAATGAATACAAAGACTATGATGTTCAAGTTATCACTTATACAACTCCCTTTAAAGAAGATGTACCAGGAAATTATGATAACTATGACTTAGGGTTTGAACGTTCCCAAGCCATCTCGCGTGTGCTTCGTGAAAAGGGTGTGAATTCTAGAAGGATCATTGATTCCACGCAAGGTTCAGCCATGTACAATGTGGATTCAAAAGAGAAAGTGGTGATTGAGCTTCGAAAAAAGAATAAATAA
- a CDS encoding NAD(P)/FAD-dependent oxidoreductase: MKPKILILGAGYAGVMAANRLDKQLKEAEITLISESNTFQERIRFHEMATQGLKDKLQIQDLLRTKVRFLQAKISEILPKEKSVKLEASSQNEIYDYLVISLGSANIRSLYNKEGSIQSKEEVLKFLKNNEEKKIQKLCIVGGGLTGIEMATEWKYFFPHSSVTIVDRKEWGNSFSEKGKKYLRNYMLQNNIQVLENVNIHRIHENEILLEDQTKLAYDCLLNCSGFLASSLAKKSGFKTNHRNQVYVDSFLRSNEYPDVFVAGDLAYLENSILRMGCVTALPMGAYIADQLARLIKGKSISPFSFQFAGRCLSLGREEGLIQFTSGDDKPKELIIKGRWGARIKELVNRFTIFSLQMEKLLPFRFYFWPKGNPIKFEKDVLKKSISWEGLVS, translated from the coding sequence ATGAAACCAAAAATTCTAATTTTAGGAGCCGGTTATGCAGGGGTTATGGCAGCAAACCGTTTAGACAAACAATTAAAAGAAGCAGAAATTACTCTGATTTCGGAATCCAATACTTTCCAAGAAAGAATTCGGTTTCATGAAATGGCAACACAAGGTTTAAAAGATAAACTACAGATCCAAGATCTTCTTCGAACAAAGGTTAGATTTTTACAAGCAAAGATTAGTGAAATTCTACCCAAAGAAAAATCGGTGAAATTAGAAGCAAGTTCTCAGAATGAAATCTATGATTATCTTGTCATTTCATTAGGGAGTGCTAATATCCGATCCCTCTACAACAAAGAAGGTTCGATTCAATCCAAAGAAGAAGTTTTAAAATTTTTGAAGAATAATGAAGAGAAAAAAATTCAAAAACTATGTATTGTAGGAGGAGGCCTTACCGGAATTGAAATGGCAACCGAATGGAAATATTTTTTTCCTCATTCATCTGTCACTATCGTTGATAGAAAAGAATGGGGTAATTCGTTTTCAGAAAAAGGAAAGAAGTATTTACGCAATTATATGTTACAAAACAATATCCAAGTTTTGGAAAATGTAAATATCCATAGAATTCATGAAAATGAAATTTTGTTGGAAGACCAAACCAAATTAGCATATGATTGTCTTCTCAACTGCAGTGGGTTTTTAGCTTCCTCTCTGGCAAAAAAATCAGGTTTTAAAACCAACCACCGAAACCAAGTTTATGTGGATTCCTTTCTTAGATCTAACGAATATCCAGATGTTTTTGTTGCCGGAGATTTAGCATATTTGGAAAATTCCATTTTGCGAATGGGATGTGTGACCGCATTACCAATGGGTGCCTATATAGCAGACCAATTGGCACGACTGATCAAAGGAAAAAGTATATCTCCTTTTTCATTCCAATTTGCAGGTAGGTGTCTTTCCTTAGGGAGAGAAGAAGGTCTCATCCAGTTTACTTCCGGTGATGACAAACCTAAAGAGTTAATCATTAAAGGTAGATGGGGAGCTCGAATCAAAGAATTGGTCAATCGATTCACTATCTTTTCATTGCAGATGGAAAAACTACTACCTTTCCGATTCTATTTTTGGCCCAAAGGGAATCCCATCAAATTTGAAAAAGATGTATTAAAGAAATCTATTTCCTGGGAAGGTTTGGTTTCATGA
- a CDS encoding sigma-70 family RNA polymerase sigma factor produces MNDIDLFLEWKHYIFSIAYRITGSYVDAEDIVQESYLRWLSAKKVDIKNHKSYFGSIAARLAFDLLKKASRKKETYIGPYLPEPIPETIEALDEEKIDFAFLVILETLNPTERAIFILRELFDFDYESISKIVDKSIENCRQILGRARTAIQSRKKKFDPDPALHSKLLLEFSFACYNQDTKSLTKLLRDDVIAFSDGGGKVHAARIPIPGIRRVVSLLKRTTKKAAKTTEIFFGYANGSPAIIGYSHGIPNIVQIFTMKGNQIHTIYNLVNPDKLKGFQNKENLMKLGYLRRPNLLDWALSFVRRWIPSSN; encoded by the coding sequence ATGAATGATATCGATTTATTTTTAGAATGGAAACATTATATTTTTTCTATCGCATATCGAATTACAGGTAGTTATGTGGATGCAGAGGATATTGTACAGGAGAGTTATCTTAGATGGCTCTCTGCCAAAAAAGTAGATATCAAAAACCACAAATCATATTTTGGAAGTATTGCCGCACGACTCGCTTTTGATCTTTTGAAAAAAGCTTCAAGAAAAAAAGAAACTTATATTGGACCCTACCTTCCTGAACCAATTCCCGAAACTATAGAGGCTTTGGATGAAGAAAAAATTGATTTTGCTTTTCTTGTAATTTTAGAAACTTTAAATCCAACAGAAAGAGCCATATTCATTTTACGTGAGTTATTCGATTTTGATTATGAATCAATTTCGAAGATCGTAGATAAAAGTATTGAAAATTGTAGGCAAATTTTGGGTCGGGCTCGGACTGCTATCCAATCTCGAAAAAAAAAGTTTGATCCAGACCCGGCACTTCATTCAAAACTATTACTTGAATTTAGTTTTGCTTGTTACAACCAAGACACAAAATCTCTAACAAAACTTTTGCGGGATGATGTTATTGCTTTCTCTGATGGAGGCGGCAAGGTTCATGCCGCGAGAATTCCAATTCCTGGAATTCGAAGGGTAGTCTCTTTACTCAAGAGGACCACAAAAAAAGCGGCCAAAACTACTGAAATCTTTTTCGGCTATGCCAACGGTTCTCCCGCGATCATTGGATATTCCCATGGTATCCCAAATATTGTCCAAATTTTTACTATGAAAGGCAATCAAATCCATACTATTTATAATTTAGTAAATCCTGATAAACTAAAAGGATTTCAGAACAAGGAAAACCTGATGAAACTAGGATATCTACGGAGGCCAAATTTATTGGATTGGGCCCTTTCCTTCGTAAGGCGGTGGATCCCTTCAAGCAATTGA